One Desulfobacterales bacterium DNA window includes the following coding sequences:
- the hflC gene encoding protease modulator HflC gives MKSKGLIIIVAAIVLFFGFASAYVVDETEQVVVTQFGKVIGSPKTEPGLYFRLPFIQNTNYFPKNLLSWDGDPGQIPTLDKTFIWVDTFARWKIVDPVKFFQTLNNTVSAMGRLDDIIDPAVRNFITSYPLIETVRQSNRELDTFELGLEDVKKEKSYKITTGREVITQNILQQAQPKLLEFGIELVDVKLKRVNYVEQVRDSVYGRMIAERKQIAEKFRSEGKGEAQKIRGEKERDLKQITSEAYRTAQEIMGKADAEATKLYAQAYNADPEFYSFVKTLEIYKDVLDDKNSLILSTDSEFLKYFKGYSQKP, from the coding sequence ATGAAATCTAAAGGTTTAATCATCATTGTAGCTGCCATCGTCCTTTTCTTCGGCTTTGCTTCGGCCTATGTGGTCGATGAGACCGAACAGGTCGTCGTCACCCAATTCGGCAAGGTCATTGGAAGCCCCAAAACAGAACCGGGTTTATATTTTCGTTTGCCGTTTATCCAGAACACCAATTATTTCCCCAAGAATCTGCTGTCTTGGGACGGCGACCCCGGTCAAATCCCCACCCTGGATAAGACCTTCATCTGGGTCGACACCTTTGCCCGCTGGAAAATCGTCGACCCCGTTAAATTTTTCCAGACCCTCAATAATACCGTAAGCGCCATGGGGCGTCTGGATGATATCATCGATCCGGCCGTAAGGAATTTTATTACATCCTATCCCCTCATAGAAACGGTTCGTCAGAGCAACCGCGAACTGGACACCTTTGAGCTCGGTCTGGAAGATGTCAAGAAAGAAAAATCATATAAAATCACCACCGGCCGGGAAGTCATTACCCAGAACATACTGCAACAGGCTCAGCCCAAACTGCTCGAATTCGGTATTGAACTGGTGGATGTGAAGCTCAAGCGCGTCAACTATGTGGAGCAGGTTAGAGACTCCGTCTATGGCCGGATGATTGCCGAACGTAAGCAGATAGCCGAAAAATTCCGATCGGAGGGTAAAGGCGAGGCCCAGAAAATACGAGGTGAAAAAGAACGTGATTTAAAACAGATCACCTCGGAAGCCTACCGCACCGCCCAGGAAATAATGGGAAAAGCGGATGCCGAAGCGACCAAGCTGTATGCCCAGGCCTACAATGCGGATCCGGAATTTTATTCTTTTGTCAAAACACTGGAAATATATAAAGACGTCCTTGACGATAAAAATTCGCTGATACTGTCAACCGATTCGGAATTTTTAAAATATTTTAAGGGGTATTCCCAAAAACCCTAA
- a CDS encoding AURKAIP1/COX24 domain-containing protein: MGSVVKKRRKKMRKHKHRKLLARTRHQRRKGK; this comes from the coding sequence TTGGGATCTGTAGTCAAAAAACGCAGGAAAAAAATGCGAAAACATAAACACAGAAAGCTTTTAGCCCGAACGCGGCATCAGAGAAGAAAAGGTAAATAA
- a CDS encoding zinc ribbon domain-containing protein, with amino-acid sequence MPIYEFECTKCGAMEEVFQKLSEKPLLKCKHCSGKLHKLISQSSFHLKGTGWYVTDYANKSRSTATNQKKEEKKSSEKPDTSVKVTDSST; translated from the coding sequence ATGCCCATTTATGAATTTGAATGTACCAAATGCGGCGCCATGGAAGAAGTTTTTCAAAAGCTTTCCGAAAAACCGCTTTTAAAATGCAAACACTGTTCCGGAAAACTGCATAAGCTTATTTCACAAAGCAGCTTTCACCTGAAAGGAACAGGTTGGTATGTAACCGACTATGCCAATAAATCACGATCAACGGCCACAAATCAGAAAAAGGAAGAAAAAAAATCCAGCGAAAAACCCGATACGTCCGTCAAAGTCACCGACAGTAGCACCTAA
- the groES gene encoding co-chaperone GroES, producing MKLRPLQDRILVKRVEEEAKTKGGIIIPDTAKEKPAEGKVIAVGNGKLDDDGKRIPLEIKKGDRILFGKYSGTEVKIEGVEHLIMREEDVLAVIE from the coding sequence ATGAAGCTGAGACCATTACAGGATCGAATTTTGGTAAAACGGGTAGAGGAAGAAGCCAAGACCAAGGGCGGAATTATTATTCCGGACACTGCAAAGGAGAAACCGGCCGAGGGCAAAGTCATCGCGGTCGGCAATGGAAAACTGGATGACGACGGCAAACGGATACCCCTTGAAATAAAAAAAGGCGACCGCATTCTGTTCGGCAAATATTCAGGCACCGAGGTTAAAATTGAAGGTGTTGAGCATTTGATTATGCGTGAAGAAGACGTTCTGGCTGTGATAGAATAA